GGaacttctttcttttctctgtgTACTTTGTTAAGTATTGATCAGTATAAGCCTTACAAGAATGTTTCATCCCATTCGGAACTCTTCATTGTTCCGAATCTTCCTGGAGAAATTAAGCTGTCAGGAAATGAAATACCGATTAGTTTTAGAGAGGAAACAATGAAAGAGACCGCGAAATTGTTCGAGTCGGCCCTGGAATCGGAACTGAAGAGCTTCGGAGTAATTGTCAACAGCTTTTACGAGCTCGAATCAGCTTACGCTGATCATTATAGAAACTTTTTCGAAAGGAGAGCGTGGAGTATCGGCCCGATTTCACTCTACAGCCGAGAAGTTCAAGATAAAGCGCAAAGAGGGAACCAAGCATCAATAAGCGAACACGAATGCTTGGAATGGCTTAACTCCAAGAAACCGAATTCGGTTGTCTATTTGTGCTTCGGTAGTATAGCGAACTTCAAAGCAACTCAGCTAAAGGAGATTGCAGTCGGACTCGAATCTTCTCGAAAGGACTTCATATGGGTCGTCCGGACAAACACGAACACGAATCCTGAAGACGAACATTGGTTGCCTGAAGGATTTGAAGAAAGAATGAAAGGAAAAGGACTAATAATTCGAGGATGGGCACCACAAGTACTAATACTCAAACACGAAGCAATAGGAGGGTTTGTGACTCATTGTGGGTGGAATTCGACACTCGAAGGAATAACAGCTGGCTTGCCCATGGTGGCTTGGCCGACAGGGGCCGAGCAATTTTACAACCAAAAGTTTGTGACACAAGTACTTAAAATCGGAGTGTCAATTGGCACCCAAGAATCGACAATGTATGGCGATCATAACATTATAAAGAATGAATGTATAGAGAAGGCTATAAATAGGATAATGGAAGGCGAAGAAGGGGAAGAAATGAGAAGAAAAGCGAACGAACTTAGGGAGATGGCAAGGAAGGCTGTTGAAGAAGGCGGATCTTCCTAT
The window above is part of the Euphorbia lathyris chromosome 3, ddEupLath1.1, whole genome shotgun sequence genome. Proteins encoded here:
- the LOC136221712 gene encoding scopoletin glucosyltransferase-like, with translation MGNESQKLHILFFPFMAHGHMIPMVDIAKLFASKNLKITILTTPLNQPLISRQILNTQNSGSDINIRVINFPTAESGLPEGCENFDFITSKHLGLDVINKFFVSTSFFQDPLEKILTDIRPDCLVADMLFPWTTDSAAKFGIPRLVFHGTSFFSLCTLLSIDQYKPYKNVSSHSELFIVPNLPGEIKLSGNEIPISFREETMKETAKLFESALESELKSFGVIVNSFYELESAYADHYRNFFERRAWSIGPISLYSREVQDKAQRGNQASISEHECLEWLNSKKPNSVVYLCFGSIANFKATQLKEIAVGLESSRKDFIWVVRTNTNTNPEDEHWLPEGFEERMKGKGLIIRGWAPQVLILKHEAIGGFVTHCGWNSTLEGITAGLPMVAWPTGAEQFYNQKFVTQVLKIGVSIGTQESTMYGDHNIIKNECIEKAINRIMEGEEGEEMRRKANELREMARKAVEEGGSSYSDTNALIDELIKFKFH